One region of Salvia miltiorrhiza cultivar Shanhuang (shh) chromosome 3, IMPLAD_Smil_shh, whole genome shotgun sequence genomic DNA includes:
- the LOC131017819 gene encoding mitochondrial inner membrane protease ATP23-like isoform X1, translating into MGDANLGSKPAPDAGGSPPPPISETMTVAECEDFIKESLRNPTVRFLKEHLEKSGCSIGTNFVRAVNCKERIAGRYVRGSGIDVCSNNLEFNDEVQQVIIHELIRAYDDCRANFDCNDCVHLTCSEIRANQLSGDCHYKRELLRGHVKSMKGHGQECVKRRTLQAVAGTPLCSKIAVKDAMEAVWDTCYNDTAPFDRAP; encoded by the exons ATGGGAGACGCTAATCTCGGTTCAAAGCCAGCACCTGATGCTGGTGGGTCCCCTCCGCCGCCCATCTCCGAAACCATGACGGTGGCGGAATGCGAGGATTTCATCAAGGAAAGTCTCCGAa ATCCAACGGTGAGATTTCTGAAGGAGCATTTGGAGAAATCCGGTTGCAGCATCGGAACTAATTTCGTAAGGGCCGTCAATTGCAAAGAAAGAATTGCTGGTCGATACGTCAGGGGATCTGGG ATTGATGTATGCAGCAATAACTTGGAATTTAATGATGAGGTTCAGCAAGTGATTATTCATGAGCTCATTCGTGCATACGATGACTGTCGTGCTAACTTCGACTGCAATGACTGTGTTCATCTCACCTGCAGTGAG ATTCGAGCCAATCAACTCAGCGGTGATTGCCATTACAAACGAGAGCTTCTTCGTGGTCATGTAAAGTCGATGAAGGGTCATGGGCAA GAATGTGTGAAGCGAAGAACATTACAAGCAGTGGCTGGAACCCCGCTCTGCTCGAAAATAGCAGTAAAGGATGCGATGGAAGCTGTTTGGGATACTTGTTATAACGATACTGCGCCTTTCGACAGAGCTCCTTGA
- the LOC131017819 gene encoding mitochondrial inner membrane protease ATP23-like isoform X2: MGDANLGSKPAPDAGGSPPPPISETMTVAECEDFIKESLRNPTVRFLKEHLEKSGCSIGTNFVRAVNCKERIAGRYVRGSGIRANQLSGDCHYKRELLRGHVKSMKGHGQECVKRRTLQAVAGTPLCSKIAVKDAMEAVWDTCYNDTAPFDRAP; this comes from the exons ATGGGAGACGCTAATCTCGGTTCAAAGCCAGCACCTGATGCTGGTGGGTCCCCTCCGCCGCCCATCTCCGAAACCATGACGGTGGCGGAATGCGAGGATTTCATCAAGGAAAGTCTCCGAa ATCCAACGGTGAGATTTCTGAAGGAGCATTTGGAGAAATCCGGTTGCAGCATCGGAACTAATTTCGTAAGGGCCGTCAATTGCAAAGAAAGAATTGCTGGTCGATACGTCAGGGGATCTGGG ATTCGAGCCAATCAACTCAGCGGTGATTGCCATTACAAACGAGAGCTTCTTCGTGGTCATGTAAAGTCGATGAAGGGTCATGGGCAA GAATGTGTGAAGCGAAGAACATTACAAGCAGTGGCTGGAACCCCGCTCTGCTCGAAAATAGCAGTAAAGGATGCGATGGAAGCTGTTTGGGATACTTGTTATAACGATACTGCGCCTTTCGACAGAGCTCCTTGA
- the LOC131018436 gene encoding uncharacterized protein LOC131018436 yields the protein MRGEWHGLQTLFLNECPYAYYIHCFAHRLQLILVATSQKVIPIEHFFSQLLIIINVVDSSAKRHDQLQIAQAIRIEELTSTNQLETGRGKNQIGSLQRPGDTRWSSHLNSMHSLLKMFDSVLVVLGEIINDRSAASRAVADKAYDVMMSFEFAFVLHFLIDLLGRANDLCRMLQCISQDIVNAIDAVSNTKEIIQKFRENGWSGLLEKVKRFCEQRDIEIPDMNGVRRSSRGRAPNNLVTWEHHYRVDIFYGTIDCILQELGFRFKEDAIELLKLSSSLDPRRGYELFSIDDICKLVEKYYPADFSSQDKLHLKYQLELYELDIRKSAHFQHGETLPELCQLLSKTGKSAIYYLVDRLIRLILTLPVSTATSERAFSAMKIVKTRLRNKMEDDFLSSSLIMFIEREIAQSFDVDSIIDEFDLMKTRRSQLKIGCK from the coding sequence ATGAGAGGAGAATGGCATGGTTTGCAGACTCTATTTTTGAATGAGTGCCCGTATGCATATTACATTCATTGTTTCGCTCATCGACTACAGCTGATATTAGTTGCTACATCTCAAAAAGTTATTCCTATTGAGCACTTTTTTTCCCagcttcttattattattaatgtagTTGATTCTTCTGCGAAGCGCCATGATCAACTGCAAATTGCGCAGGCTATTCGAATTGAAGAGTTGACTTCAACCAATCAGCTTGAAACTGGTAGAGGAAAAAATCAGATTGGAAGTTTACAACGTCCAGGTGATACACGATGGAGCTCTCATTTGAACTCTATGCACAGCTTACTTAAGATGTTTGATTCTGTTCTTGTGGTACTTGGTGAGATCATAAATGATAGAAGTGCTGCTTCTAGGGCTGTCGCTGATAAAGCTTATGATGTGATGATGTCCTTTGAATTTGCATTTGTCTTGCATTTTCTTATTGATTTGTTGGGAAGAGCAAATGATCTTTGTAGAATGTTGCAGTGCATATCCCAAGATATTGTTAATGCAATCGATGCAGTATCGAATACAAAAGAGATCATCCAAAAATTCCGAGAAAATGGTTGGAGTGGGTTACTAGAAAAGGTGAAGAGGTTTTGTGAGCAGCGAGATATTGAAATTCCTGACATGAATGGTGTGCGTCGATCAAGTAGAGGTCGTGCTCCGAACAATCTTGTCACGTGGGAGCACCATTATCGAGTCGACATCTTCTATGGAACAATAGATTGCATATTGCAAGAATTGGGATTTAGATTCAAGGAAGATGCAATTGAGTTGTTAAAGTTGAGTTCATCTTTGGATCCACGACGTGGGTATGAATTGTTTAGTATTGATGATATTTGCAAGCTAGTTGAGAAGTACTATCCGGCTGATTTTTCAAGTCAAGATAAGCTGCATCTTAAGTATCAACTCGAACTTTATGAGCTTGACATTCGAAAAAGTGCACATTTTCAACATGGTGAGACACTTCCTGAATTATGTCAACTATTATCAAAGACAGGTAAGTCAGCCATTTACTATCTTGTTGACAGGTTGATTAGACTTATTTTGACTCTTCCGGTTTCAACGGCAACATCAGAACGTGCATTCTCCGCCATGAAAATTGTGAAGACAAGGTTACGGAATAAAATGGAAGATGACTTCTTGTCTAGTTCTCTGATAATGTTTATCGAGAGAGAAATAGCTCAGAGCTTTGATGTTGACTCAATTATAGATGAGTTTGATCTCATGAAAACTCGTAGATCGCAACTTAAAATTGGTTGCAAGTGA
- the LOC131018437 gene encoding uncharacterized protein LOC131018437: MNGMRRSSRGRAPNNPVTWEHHYRVDIFYGTIYCILQELGFRFKEDAIELLKLSSSLDPRRGYELFSIDDICKLVEKYYPADFSSQDKLHLKYQLELYELDIRKSAHFQHVETLPELCQLLSKTGKSAIYYLVDRLIRLILTLPVSTATSERAFSAMKIVKTRLRNKMEDDFLSSSLIMFIEREIAQSFDVDSIIDEFDIMKTRRSQLKIGCK, encoded by the coding sequence ATGAATGGTATGCGTCGATCAAGTAGAGGTCGTGCTCCGAACAATCCTGTCACGTGGGAGCACCATTATCGAGTCGACATCTTCTATGGAACAATATATTGCATATTGCAAGAATTGGGATTTAGATTCAAGGAAGATGCAATTGAGTTGTTAAAGTTGAGTTCATCTTTGGATCCACGACGTGGGTATGAATTGTTTAGTATTGATGATATTTGCAAGCTAGTTGAGAAGTACTATCCGGCTGATTTTTCAAGTCAAGATAAGCTGCATCTTAAGTATCAACTCGAACTTTATGAGCTTGACATTCGAAAAAGTGCACATTTTCAACATGTTGAGACACTTCCTGAATTATGTCAACTATTATCAAAGACAGGTAAGTCAGCCATTTACTATCTTGTTGACAGGTTGATTAGACTTATTTTGACTCTTCCGGTTTCAACGGCAACATCAGAACGTGCATTCTCCGCCATGAAAATTGTGAAGACAAGGTTGCGGAATAAAATGGAAGATGACTTCTTGTCTAGTTCTCTGATAATGTTTATCGAGAGAGAAATAGCTCAGAGCTTTGATGTTGACTCAATTATAGATGAGTTTGATATCATGAAAACTCGTAGATCGCAACTTAAAATTGGTTGCAAGTGA
- the LOC131018438 gene encoding uncharacterized protein LOC131018438 translates to MDKRKRGIESYFQKQSARIDVGGSRSSNPEVPVPTVDAIEKSPQQLQAEVPCPELPPLKITKIGNESDDIHVERDPEYSPSENAVFCFPCFLFAKIDAKYGGNAFVVGGFRTWKRVNNGKKCAFLIHVGSAPNSAHKHIGRVVDKQTSDLVRKNRLRVKASIDVAKLCALLGIAFRGRDESPDSRNRGNFLEILKYTASYNEEVASVVLENAPKNASYTSHSIQKEILSVYASKIQKFIRAEIGDEKFCIIVDESRDESKREQMAIILRFVDKDGFVRERFFDIVHVEDTKAATLKNKISEVLSYHNLSIQSIRGQGYDGASNMRGEWHGLEALFLNECPYAYYIHCFAHRLQLILVATSQKVISY, encoded by the exons ATGGATAAGAGAAAGAGAGGAATTGAATCGTACTTCCAAAAACAAAGTGCCCGCATAGATGTTGGTGGTTCCCGTTCATCTAATCCTGAGGTTCCAGTTCCAACTGTAGATGCAATTGAAAAAAGTCCACAACAACTACAAGCAGAAGTCCCTTGTCCAGAACTTCCCCCGCTTAAAATCACAAAGATTGGCAATGAATCTGATGATATTCATGTAGAACGTGATCCAG AATATTCACCTTCAGAAAATGCCGTATTTTGCTTTCCTTGTTTTCTTTTTGCCAAGATAGATGCAAAGTATGGAGGCAATGCTTTTGTTGTTGGTGGGTTTCGAACTTGGAAAAGAGTTAACAATGGGAAAAAATGTGCTTTTCTAATCCATGTAGGAAGTGCTCCCAATTCTGCACATAAA CACATTGGCAGAGTTGTTGACAAACAAACATCGGACTTAGTTAGAAAGAATAGATTACGAgtaaaagcttcaattgatgTTGCTAAATTATGTGCTCTTTTGGGTATTGCATTCAGGGGACGTGATGAGAGTCCTGACTCTCGTAATCGTGGAAATTTTTTAGAGATTTTAAAGTACACAGCTTCTTATAATGAAGAGGTAGCTTCAGTGGTATTAGAAAATGCTCCTAAAAATGCTTCATATACTTCTCATTCAATTCAGAAAGAGATCTTATCTGTCTATGCAAGCAAAATTCAGAAGTTCATTCGAGCTGAGATTGGTGATGAAAAGTTCTGCATCATAGTAGATGAATCTCGAGATGAATCCAAAAGAGAACAGATGGCTATTATTTTGAGATTTGTGGATAAGGATGGGTTTGTTCGTGAAAGATTTTTCGACATAGTTCATGTGGAAGACACCAAGGCAGCAACTCTGAAAAACAAAATAAGTGAAGTTCTTTCTTATCATAATCTGAGCATTCAAAGCATTCGAGGACAAGGATACGATGGTGCTAGTAACATGAGAGGAGAATGGCATGGTTTGGAGGCTCTATTTTTGAATGAGTGCCCGTATGCATATTACATTCATTGTTTCGCTCATCGACTACAGCTGATATTAGTTGCTACATCTCAAAAAGTTATTTCCTATTGA
- the LOC131018439 gene encoding uncharacterized protein LOC131018439 → MGKNVLLKYTASYNEEVASVVLENASKNASYTSHSIQKEILSVYASKIQKFIRAEIGDEKFCIIVDESRDESKREQMAIILRFVDKDGFVRERFFDIVHVEDTKAATLKNKISEVLSYHNLSIQSIRGQGYDGSSNMRGEWHGLQALFLNECPYAYYIHCFAHRLQLILVATSQKVIPIEHFFSQLLIIINVVDSSAKRHDQLQIAQAIRIEELTSTNQLETGRGKNQIGSLQRPGDTRWSSHLNSMHSLLKMFDSVLVVLGEIINDRSAASRAVADKAYDVMMSFEFAFVLHFLIDLLGRANDLCRMLQCISQDIVNAIDAVSNTKEIIQKFRENGWSGLLEKVKRFCEQRDIEIPDMNGVRRSSRGRAPNNLVTWEHHYRVDIFYGTIDCILQELGFRFKEDAIELLKLSSSLDPRRGYELFSIDDICKLVEKYYPADFSSQDKLHLKYQLELYELDIRKSAHFQHVETLPELCQLLSKTGKSAIYYLVDRLIRLILTLPVSTATSERAFSAMKIVKTSLRNKMEDDFLSSSLIMFIEREIAQSFDVDSIIDEFDLMKTRRSQLKIGCK, encoded by the coding sequence ATGGGAAAAAATGTGCTTTTAAAGTACACAGCTTCTTATAATGAAGAGGTAGCTTCAGTGGTATTAGAAAATGCTTCTAAAAATGCTTCATATACTTCTCATTCAATTCAGAAAGAGATCTTATCTGTCTATGCAAGCAAAATTCAGAAGTTCATTCGAGCTGAGATTGGTGATGAAAAGTTCTGCATCATAGTAGATGAATCTCGAGATGAATCCAAAAGAGAACAGATGGCTATTATTTTGAGATTTGTGGATAAAGATGGGTTTGTTCGTGAAAGATTTTTCGACATAGTTCATGTGGAAGACACCAAGGCAGCAACTCTGAAAAACAAAATAAGTGAAGTTCTTTCTTATCATAATCTCAGCATTCAAAGCATTCGAGGACAAGGATACGATGGTTCTAGTAACATGAGAGGAGAATGGCATGGTTTGCAGGCTCTATTTTTGAATGAGTGCCCGTATGCATATTACATTCATTGTTTCGCTCATCGACTACAGCTGATATTAGTTGCTACATCTCAAAAAGTTATTCCTATTGAGCACTTTTTTTCCCagcttcttattattattaatgtagTTGATTCTTCTGCGAAGCGCCATGATCAACTGCAAATTGCGCAGGCTATTCGAATTGAAGAGTTGACTTCAACCAATCAGCTTGAAACTGGTAGAGGAAAAAATCAGATTGGAAGTTTACAACGTCCAGGTGATACACGATGGAGCTCTCATTTGAACTCTATGCACAGCTTACTTAAGATGTTTGATTCTGTTCTTGTGGTACTTGGTGAGATCATAAATGATAGAAGTGCTGCTTCTAGGGCTGTAGCTGATAAAGCTTATGATGTGATGATGTCCTTTGAATTTGCATTTGTCTTGCATTTTCTTATTGATTTGTTGGGAAGAGCAAATGATCTTTGTAGAATGTTGCAGTGCATATCCCAAGATATTGTTAATGCAATCGATGCAGTATCGAATACAAAAGAGATCATCCAAAAATTCCGAGAAAATGGTTGGAGTGGGTTACTAGAAAAGGTGAAGAGGTTTTGTGAGCAGCGAGATATTGAAATTCCTGACATGAATGGTGTGCGTCGATCAAGTAGAGGTCGTGCTCCGAACAATCTTGTCACGTGGGAGCACCATTATCGAGTCGACATCTTCTATGGAACAATAGATTGCATATTGCAAGAATTGGGATTTAGATTCAAGGAAGATGCAATTGAGTTGTTAAAGTTGAGTTCATCTTTGGATCCACGACGTGGGTATGAATTGTTTAGTATTGATGATATTTGCAAGCTAGTTGAGAAGTACTATCCGGCTGATTTTTCAAGTCAAGATAAGCTGCATCTTAAGTATCAACTCGAACTTTATGAGCTTGACATTCGAAAAAGTGCACATTTTCAACATGTTGAGACACTTCCTGAATTATGTCAACTATTATCAAAGACAGGTAAGTCAGCCATTTACTATCTTGTTGACAGGTTGATTAGACTTATTTTGACTCTTCCGGTTTCAACGGCAACATCAGAACGTGCATTCTCCGCCATGAAAATTGTGAAGACAAGTTTGCGGAATAAAATGGAAGATGACTTCTTGTCTAGTTCTCTGATAATGTTTATCGAGAGAGAAATAGCTCAGAGCTTTGATGTTGACTCAATTATAGATGAGTTTGATCTCATGAAAACTCGTAGATCGCAACTTAAAATTGGTTGCAAGTGA